A portion of the Geminocystis sp. NIES-3709 genome contains these proteins:
- a CDS encoding type I restriction-modification system subunit M: MITGELKSKVDKLWTTFWNNGISNPLSVIEQISYLLFIKRLDDLQLAQEKKIKRLGGTLDNPTFTPENNHCRWSVFKNQNPSDMLVTVRDSAFPFIKTIGREGGAYAQHMKDAVFLIANPALLANVVEQVEQMLELLTKQANDSQDKTYIDLQGDLYEYMLSKLTTAGTNGQFRTPRHIIKMMVELMNPSPHEVICDPACGTGGFLVAVAEYLRQKKDSEGNYILHNPAHRKHFNEEMFHGFDFDATMLRIGSMNMMLHGIEDPKIEARDSLAQEHSEVSEAFTLILANPPFKGSLEANTIAKDLTKVISTKKTELLFGALFLRLLKKGGRAAVIVPDGVLFGSSNAHKALRKTLVESHKLDGVISMPSGVFKPYAGVSTAVLMFTKTGVGGTDAVWFYDMSADGLSLDDKRQPVEENDIPDIISQWHSRDIDKDTNRTAKAFFVPKEEIVKNGYDLSINRYKEVEYEEVSYESPRVILGKLKLMEEEIMGDLEFLEGMLAN, translated from the coding sequence ATGATTACAGGTGAGTTAAAATCTAAAGTTGATAAATTGTGGACAACGTTTTGGAATAACGGTATTAGTAACCCTCTTTCAGTGATAGAGCAAATATCGTACCTACTCTTTATCAAACGTTTAGATGACTTACAATTAGCCCAAGAGAAGAAGATAAAACGTTTAGGGGGTACTTTAGACAATCCTACCTTTACCCCAGAAAATAACCATTGTCGTTGGTCAGTATTCAAAAATCAAAATCCTTCTGATATGTTAGTCACAGTAAGGGATTCCGCTTTTCCTTTTATCAAAACCATCGGTAGGGAAGGGGGTGCTTATGCCCAACACATGAAGGATGCAGTATTTTTAATCGCTAACCCTGCTTTATTGGCGAATGTAGTGGAACAGGTTGAGCAGATGCTTGAGTTACTGACGAAACAAGCTAATGATTCTCAAGATAAAACCTACATCGATTTACAGGGGGATTTGTATGAGTATATGCTTTCAAAGCTCACCACCGCAGGAACTAACGGGCAGTTTCGCACTCCTCGCCACATTATCAAGATGATGGTGGAGTTAATGAATCCTTCCCCCCATGAGGTAATTTGTGACCCTGCTTGTGGTACAGGAGGCTTTTTGGTGGCGGTAGCAGAATATCTACGTCAGAAAAAGGATAGTGAGGGTAATTATATTTTGCATAATCCCGCCCACCGTAAGCATTTTAACGAGGAGATGTTTCACGGTTTTGACTTTGATGCTACCATGTTAAGGATAGGTAGTATGAACATGATGTTACACGGCATTGAAGACCCGAAAATTGAGGCGAGGGATTCTTTAGCTCAAGAGCATTCAGAGGTATCGGAAGCCTTTACTTTAATCTTAGCTAATCCTCCCTTTAAGGGTTCTTTGGAAGCTAATACGATCGCTAAGGATTTAACGAAGGTAATTAGTACCAAAAAGACGGAGTTGTTATTTGGGGCGTTATTTCTGCGGTTGTTGAAGAAGGGAGGAAGAGCGGCGGTAATTGTGCCAGACGGGGTGTTATTTGGTTCTTCTAATGCTCACAAAGCCCTGCGTAAAACGTTGGTAGAGAGTCATAAGTTGGATGGGGTTATCTCCATGCCTTCGGGGGTTTTTAAGCCCTATGCTGGGGTTTCTACGGCGGTGCTGATGTTTACTAAGACGGGGGTTGGTGGTACTGATGCGGTGTGGTTTTATGATATGTCTGCCGATGGTTTATCTTTGGATGATAAGCGTCAACCAGTAGAGGAAAATGATATTCCCGACATTATCAGTCAGTGGCATAGTCGAGATATTGACAAGGATACTAACCGCACGGCTAAGGCTTTCTTTGTGCCGAAGGAGGAAATAGTCAAAAATGGTTATGATTTGTCTATCAATCGTTATAAGGAGGTGGAGTATGAGGAGGTTAGTTATGAGTCTCCTAGGGTGATTTTAGGTAAGCTGAAGCTGATGGAGGAGGAAATTATGGGGGATTTGGAGTTTTTGGAGGGAATGTTGGCTAATTAA
- a CDS encoding DUF2283 domain-containing protein, which produces MNTLKIYYDSEADFLEVQFSPVSGYMRETDNDNVMERVDLEGKIIGFSVLNLRQLAQDKPLIARIYHLSPVTLTV; this is translated from the coding sequence ATGAATACCCTAAAAATTTACTACGACAGCGAAGCGGACTTTTTAGAAGTACAATTTTCTCCCGTCAGTGGTTATATGAGAGAAACCGACAACGATAACGTGATGGAGAGAGTGGATTTAGAAGGAAAGATTATCGGCTTTTCCGTGCTAAACCTGCGTCAATTAGCCCAAGATAAACCCCTCATCGCCCGTATTTATCACCTAAGTCCAGTAACATTAACAGTATAA
- a CDS encoding IS5 family transposase, with translation MKLERIKKLKPEKFKRRFGVKKETYNLLVEIVKKEQNNHKRGRKSKLTVSEQILVTLEYLREYRTYFHISEYWNISESTVCRTVHKIEKILLKSGYFSLGGKKELIKKENEIKAVLIDVTEIAIERPKKRQKIYYSGKKKEHTFKAQLVVNKDTLEIICYVNGRGREHDFKIFKNSRLPLSEKIKCLVDKGYQGIEKIHKLSEIPKKKTKKRKLTQEEKRKNRELNRQRIVIEHVNRKLKIFRILSEKYRNKRKRFGLRFNLIAGIYNYEIVKKDIAII, from the coding sequence ATGAAACTTGAGAGAATAAAAAAATTAAAGCCAGAAAAGTTTAAAAGGAGATTTGGAGTAAAAAAAGAAACCTATAATCTTTTAGTAGAAATAGTCAAAAAAGAACAAAACAATCACAAAAGAGGAAGGAAAAGCAAATTAACAGTGTCCGAGCAGATTTTAGTAACCTTGGAATATTTGAGAGAATATCGAACTTATTTTCACATATCAGAGTACTGGAATATCTCAGAATCAACGGTTTGTAGAACAGTTCATAAAATTGAAAAAATCTTGCTCAAATCAGGTTATTTTTCCCTAGGTGGTAAAAAAGAATTGATAAAAAAAGAGAATGAAATTAAGGCAGTATTAATAGATGTTACTGAAATAGCAATCGAAAGACCAAAAAAAAGACAAAAAATTTACTATAGTGGCAAAAAGAAGGAACATACATTTAAAGCACAATTAGTAGTTAATAAAGATACCTTGGAAATAATTTGTTATGTAAATGGACGAGGAAGAGAACATGATTTTAAAATTTTTAAAAACAGTAGATTACCATTAAGTGAAAAAATAAAGTGTTTAGTAGACAAAGGTTATCAAGGTATAGAAAAAATTCATAAATTAAGCGAAATACCAAAAAAGAAAACAAAAAAAAGAAAGTTAACCCAAGAAGAAAAAAGAAAAAATAGAGAGTTAAATCGACAAAGAATCGTAATTGAACATGTAAATAGAAAACTTAAAATATTTAGAATACTATCAGAAAAATATAGAAATAAAAGAAAAAGATTTGGGTTAAGATTCAACTTAATTGCGGGAATTTATAACTATGAAATAGTGAAAAAAGACATAGCTATTATTTAA
- a CDS encoding restriction endonuclease subunit S, with protein sequence MKEKYDLVKLSDICEIKSGGTPSRNEKDNYDGSIPWAKISDIEASNGTLFTTEETITEKGLKAIRNRIFDEGTLLFAMYGSVGKMAFTEVKVSTNQAILGINIKDQSKLYDRYLYYWLLGKKNEFLYLANGVTQKNLSATFLRNVKIPLPSIELQRRIAEILDKADEIVRKRKGSIDLTEQLQKSIFLDMFGDPVTNSKGWEIKKLGDVGILERGKSKHRPRNDPSLLGGEYPLIQTGDVANSKGLIKSYTQTYSEKGLAQSKLWKSGTLCITIAANIADTGILLFDACFPDSIVGFSPSTEVTTEYIQGWFDFFQPILEANAPQSAQKNINLNILKNLNVMIAPIKQQVHYSQVINSLRKHLEKYEKHLQESENLFNALLQRAFKGEL encoded by the coding sequence ATGAAAGAAAAATATGACCTTGTAAAACTTAGCGATATATGTGAAATTAAAAGCGGAGGCACTCCATCAAGAAATGAAAAAGATAATTATGACGGTTCAATTCCTTGGGCTAAAATTTCAGATATAGAAGCCTCTAATGGTACTTTATTTACAACAGAAGAAACAATAACAGAGAAAGGCTTAAAAGCAATTCGCAATAGAATTTTTGATGAAGGTACTTTACTTTTTGCTATGTATGGATCTGTTGGTAAAATGGCATTTACAGAAGTAAAAGTTTCTACTAATCAAGCAATTTTAGGAATAAATATTAAGGATCAAAGTAAATTATATGATCGATATTTATATTACTGGTTATTAGGAAAAAAAAATGAATTTCTATACTTAGCAAATGGTGTCACTCAAAAGAATTTATCGGCAACTTTTCTCAGAAATGTAAAAATCCCTTTACCATCGATCGAACTTCAACGTAGGATAGCAGAGATATTGGATAAGGCGGATGAAATCGTGAGGAAAAGGAAAGGCTCGATCGACCTCACCGAACAACTGCAAAAGTCCATCTTTCTCGATATGTTTGGAGATCCCGTTACTAATTCTAAAGGTTGGGAAATAAAAAAATTAGGGGATGTTGGTATTCTTGAAAGAGGAAAATCGAAACATCGTCCCAGAAATGATCCTTCTTTATTGGGGGGAGAATATCCTTTGATTCAAACAGGAGATGTCGCTAACTCAAAGGGTTTAATAAAATCATATACTCAGACTTACTCAGAAAAAGGTCTGGCTCAAAGTAAACTTTGGAAATCAGGAACTCTTTGTATAACGATTGCCGCCAATATTGCAGATACTGGAATTTTACTATTTGATGCTTGTTTTCCTGATAGTATTGTCGGATTTAGTCCATCAACAGAAGTTACAACAGAGTATATACAAGGATGGTTTGATTTTTTTCAACCGATATTAGAAGCGAATGCCCCTCAATCAGCACAAAAAAATATTAATCTAAATATTCTCAAAAACCTAAATGTAATGATAGCTCCAATAAAACAACAAGTACATTATTCTCAAGTTATTAATAGTTTGCGGAAACATTTGGAAAAATACGAGAAACACTTACAAGAATCAGAAAACTTATTTAACGCCTTATTGCAGAGGGCATTTAAAGGAGAGTTATAA
- a CDS encoding type II toxin-antitoxin system HigB family toxin, with protein MRIISRRVLTDFYSNPQYSDAKTPIEAWYSEAKTATWQDPSEIKSSYRNASILKNNRVVFNIAGNKYRLIVSINYPAQIMYIKFIGTHQQYDKINANTVEIKD; from the coding sequence ATGCGAATTATCTCCAGAAGAGTATTAACTGACTTTTACAGTAATCCTCAATATTCCGATGCCAAAACTCCTATTGAAGCATGGTATTCAGAAGCAAAAACCGCAACATGGCAAGATCCCTCAGAAATAAAATCGAGCTACCGAAATGCTAGTATTCTGAAAAATAATCGGGTTGTTTTCAATATAGCAGGTAACAAATATCGCCTAATTGTTTCCATTAACTATCCAGCTCAAATTATGTACATTAAATTTATTGGAACTCATCAACAATACGACAAAATCAACGCTAACACCGTAGAAATCAAAGATTAA
- a CDS encoding type II toxin-antitoxin system HigA family antitoxin, whose translation MHTTTIKPIRNEQDYQETLTRIEQLMEAIPNTPEFDELDVLTTLVEAYEEKHYPIAPPNPIDAIKFRMEQLGLKQSDLIPYIGSKSKVSEILSNKRALSKQMIRSLHESLNIPLEVLIQPYPLNN comes from the coding sequence ATGCACACCACAACCATTAAACCCATCAGAAACGAGCAAGATTACCAAGAAACCCTCACCAGAATTGAACAGCTAATGGAAGCCATACCAAATACGCCAGAATTTGACGAATTGGATGTACTTACCACCCTAGTGGAAGCCTACGAAGAAAAACATTATCCCATTGCCCCACCAAATCCCATCGATGCCATTAAATTTAGAATGGAACAACTTGGACTCAAACAGAGTGACTTAATACCCTACATCGGCAGTAAATCAAAGGTATCTGAAATCCTATCCAATAAACGAGCATTAAGTAAACAGATGATTCGCTCATTACATGAAAGCCTAAACATTCCCCTAGAAGTTTTAATTCAACCTTATCCCCTTAATAATTAA
- a CDS encoding DEAD/DEAH box helicase family protein encodes MASNFDFLTTDFPEIYESATRVENLALSDSRACCFYARYTLEQAVIWLYDNDPYLQLPYDNNLGALIHEQTFKDNLPPNLFPKIRIIHKMGNRAAHSNQKISQKEGLYITEELFHFLYWLCRYYSPNGKNLPKLQYITPSSTNIPPLLRGVRGDQTSQIGMREDETLPTEVKTEITPEITVAQLQKLEQELSQAQEMARIAEKRQKQTQAEYNQLKAEIDRIKQANSAIKDNHDYNEADTRKYLIDVLLKEMGWDITQPDFTEYEITGMPQSINPTGKGYIDYVLWDDNGLPLAVIEAKRTQKDAHLGKQQAKLYADCLEKKFHQRPIIFYSNGYQTYLWDDKNYPPRLVEGFLKKDELQRMIYRRSHSKPLEIVLPNQEIAGRSYQIEAIKRVTETLEHKARKALLVMATGTGKTRTAIALIDILTRANWIKRVLFLADRTSLDLLQNYNEHKKMIG; translated from the coding sequence ATGGCATCCAACTTCGACTTTTTAACCACCGACTTTCCCGAAATTTACGAAAGTGCTACCCGTGTCGAAAACCTCGCCCTTAGCGATAGTCGTGCCTGTTGTTTTTATGCCCGTTATACCCTCGAACAAGCCGTTATTTGGTTATACGACAATGACCCCTACTTACAACTACCCTACGATAATAACCTAGGGGCATTAATCCACGAACAGACATTTAAAGATAACCTACCCCCCAACCTCTTCCCCAAAATCCGCATCATCCATAAAATGGGCAACCGTGCCGCCCACAGTAACCAGAAAATCAGCCAAAAAGAAGGGCTTTATATCACAGAAGAACTATTCCACTTTCTCTATTGGCTATGTCGCTACTACTCCCCCAACGGTAAAAACCTCCCCAAACTCCAATACATCACCCCCTCATCAACCAATATTCCCCCCTTATTAAGGGGGGTTAGGGGGGATCAAACCTCACAAATAGGGATGAGGGAAGATGAAACCTTACCCACAGAGGTAAAAACTGAAATTACCCCAGAGATAACCGTTGCCCAACTGCAAAAACTAGAGCAAGAACTATCTCAAGCCCAAGAAATGGCGAGAATTGCCGAAAAAAGACAAAAACAGACCCAAGCAGAATATAACCAACTCAAAGCCGAGATCGATCGTATCAAACAGGCAAACAGTGCCATCAAAGACAACCATGACTATAACGAAGCCGACACCCGTAAATACCTAATCGATGTCTTACTCAAAGAAATGGGGTGGGATATAACTCAACCCGACTTTACCGAGTATGAAATAACAGGAATGCCCCAAAGCATTAACCCCACAGGCAAAGGCTACATTGATTATGTCTTATGGGATGATAACGGCTTACCCTTAGCCGTCATAGAAGCCAAACGCACCCAAAAAGATGCCCACCTCGGTAAACAACAAGCCAAACTCTATGCCGACTGCTTAGAAAAGAAATTCCACCAACGCCCCATTATCTTTTACAGCAACGGTTATCAAACCTACCTTTGGGATGACAAAAACTATCCCCCTCGCCTCGTGGAAGGCTTCCTCAAAAAAGATGAACTGCAAAGAATGATTTATCGCCGTAGTCATAGCAAACCCCTTGAGATAGTCTTACCCAACCAAGAAATAGCAGGGAGAAGTTACCAAATAGAAGCCATTAAACGGGTAACAGAAACCCTTGAACATAAAGCCCGTAAAGCCTTGCTAGTGATGGCAACAGGCACAGGAAAAACAAGGACAGCCATCGCCCTCATAGATATATTAACGAGGGCAAACTGGATTAAAAGAGTGCTATTTTTAGCAGATCGTACATCATTAGATCTCTTGCAAAATTATAATGAACATAAAAAGATGATAGGATAA